DNA from Brachionichthys hirsutus isolate HB-005 chromosome 3, CSIRO-AGI_Bhir_v1, whole genome shotgun sequence:
TCAGGGCGAAGAGACCACGGGGTTAAACCAACCCATCTCCTGCTCAACTGTACAGTCTGAGGCTCGCACCTCACCAGCAGGCTAATCGCATGGGCAgacatccacatccacacacacacacgcacacacacatataggcAGAAAGAAGCTATTAGGAATATGAAGGAGGGAGGGACTGGTTGATGGTAATCATGGAATGTAAAGCAGGAGAGTGACAAGgctgaaggagagacagaggacagcCTAAGTGGCTCTGATTTGTTCTTTTGACATATGGATTTATAGATCTTTTCATCATCTCCCAGTCAGTGCATGGAGACACGATGTAGTTCTGCTATTTATAATCATCATAATGAGAGATAAGTGCatgaataaaagtaaaaaagaaaaaaaatcatagaaaaacattttgaaaattcTGTTTGGTGTCCATCTTGTCTACTCAGAGGCTGAAGGCTGCACTTTCACACCACCCGGGTGCCATTGCCAACGGCAACATGAACTCCATGGGCCATATGATggagatgatgtcatcgcgGCAGGAGCAAGGCGCCCACCATCACATGCACTCGCACCCACACCAGCACCTGCAAGCTCCTCCCCACGCGTACCAGCACCACGGCCATCACCACCACGGCCAGGGCCACGGTCAGGGTGGACACCACCATCCACAGGGACACAACCCCCATCACAACTCCCACAATCCACACCTGCATCCTGGGCACCCACACCAGACCTCACCGCACCCTCCAATGCACTCCTCTTCACATGTAAGCAAAGCATATCCTCTGCAGAGCCGAAGCATTCTGAAGCGCCAATGGTAGAATCCCAAATTTGGTAACACATTAAGAACGTTAAAACCTCTTATCTGAAAGCCACTTGTAACTAAAGTACAGCTGGTTCTTTGAGCAGTTTTGACCATCACCAtctggttttttttaatatagaaGAAGAGCTATTAATTGGTGAAAAGTATATTAATGCACAAGCACACTTCCCCCTGCTTCATGTAGTTTCCTGGCAACCAACTCAAAGATATGTTTCCTTTGTGGTTAGTCGGATACCACTTAAGGGTCTTAAAGCCACAAGGTGACCTTTATAAAAGATGCACTGGGATGTATTTTCAATCATATGCTCCAGCCCTGCTTTTGATGTCTACAGCATGCTCCAGGTGCTGAAGACATGTTGGAAATGCTGTTGACCAGACAGCCTTGGCTAATGCTCCTGGAACATCTTAgccatgaatacattttgttgcatttttaaaagaaaggaTGATGTGTCCTTGCATTGTCTTACTCCCTCTGCAATGCCAAGCATTTTGGACGAAGTACACTCGAGCTTCAACAAATGCGATTCACTATATGTTCCGAAAGTATCATTAAGGCATTAAATCAACATTCTCTGTAGGCACAGCGGCCATTAAACCAGCTTCTATTTTCCATGGTTCTCATAAAAATGGTAATGATCTGAAAGACTGAAAACACTTGACCTTGCCAAGTAAATGTCGAGATCTGTCAGGGCAGGTACGCTTatagaaaaaaagtattttgactGCGTCTGATGGTGTTAGTCTGAGTGGAAGTGGGCGGTGGAAAACTGGCTCCTGACACCTCTTTACCAAAGTGGGCAGGCTGGTGGATCAGCCCAGTCACTCACTCACTCTGTCACCCCTGACACACGTGGCACAgccaaatgttgtttttttgaggGGGACGCTGCCAGACAtggacgagctgctggaggtAATGTATAGATGCTTGTGTTGAGGGCAGTGGAGCAGCAGACAGGTGGCCGGGCCTTTTTCCATGACTGTCGGTATAATGCCAGATGCTcatcaaccaaaaaaaaaaaaaaaaaaaggcactcCATATGTTTCAGATGTCACCTGCATCCCAGCAGATACAACCAACACAGACGCTGCAGTCTCCGCCCCCCAGCGGGCGGCGTAGACGGGTAGTGGACGAGGATCCAGATGAACGCCGGCGGAAGTTTCTGGAGCGGAACAGAGCAGCGGCGACCAGATgtagacagaaaagaaaagtgtgggTGATATCATTGGAGAAGAAAGCTGAGGAGCTCACTCAGACCAACATGCAGCTTCAGGTACTGAATAAGAATTTGTTTCAGCGTTACAAACTGCAAAATCATCAGCAAGAACTTGAAGAAAGTATCCCATTTATTTTCGCCTTCAACtcaacgtttttgtttttactgtaaAAGAATGTTCTGACGAATCCAGTCTTTCCTGCGTAACtttgtacagaaaaaaaaaaggtcaaatgagcGTATATTCCTGAAATGCAACTTGTATATAGGGCCACCCTGCCTGGGAAAACACCATGTCTCAAGTTTTTTGAAGCGGGATTTCTCGTAAAAATGTGAAGATTCAAGCCAGAGTTATGAAATCTATGATCTCATAACTCTGGTTAGTTATGAAATCTATGATTTCATAACTCTGGGATAACGGTTATGATCTGACAATCATTCAGTATTGACATATGGTAGTTGTAATGAAAGTATACAGACACACAGCATATGCCAATCGTTAGCAAGTGATTTAGGATGAAATTATAGCCCACTTTAAATGTGGATTAACTTCAAAggtttctgttttctgcttctCAGAATGAGGTGACCATGCTAAAGAATGAAGTGACCCAACTCAAGCAACTTCTTCTCACACACAAGGACTGTCCCATCACTACTATGCAGAAAGAGTCCCAAGGTTACCTCAGTGAGTATCTCAAAcatcaacacagacacacacacacacacacacacacacaccgaacacacaccttcatctGCGTGTCTTAGCTCTACGGTGCAGCGAGCGCTAATTAGCTGCCGTTCCAGATGAAAGGTTTTACAGACTGAACTGTGACCGCCGAGACCTTGCTCCTATGTGCTGGCATCCAGCAGCCACACTCGCTGAAGGATTCTTCCTTTCACATACTGGTGTTGCACACTCTGGTAGTCAGCCTGGACTGGGAGTTGCTAGTGTGAATCCCAAGTGAGGTCTGTTTTTCCATCTGACAGCACCACTGCACACAAAGGCAGACTGGGAAAGACGTCACAAGCTGAACATTGGCACCCAAATTCTTATGGACGTCCCAGAATTTCACTGATTATAATACTGCGCCTTGGCTCCATCGTGCATAACATCAGAGCCCCACCCTTCGATACGGATGCAAGTGACATTTCCATGTAATTAGGACAAGGCACCTCCCTGTGTGGCTTTAGCAAAGGAAAATAAGGCTCACATCCCTCTTGGCTGAAAGGTTCTTTTATACAGTAGAGGGCCAACTCCCAGACTAGACTGGGAGAGACTTTCATCGATGAGTCTAGCTTGTGTGCAGATGTCACCTTCCATGTGTTGGCCTGTTTGTGGACATGAGTGCTTCACTtttccattttttgttttagcCATTCATGGTCTGTTTTTGAATGACGGATGAGGCATTACATGGGAATCCAGTGTTATTTGTGTCATTTGAAATCTATCTGCGAATAAagctgatttttgttttataataatgacatttggtttattatgacacattttattttgaaggctcTGTGTGCAGCTTGAAGGTTGCAGTATATAAATCtgcgcacacacatatactaTATTACTATATGCGCATGTCTCTGATGTCTCCTCAGGTCCAGAGAGCAGTCCGGCAGGCAGTCCGACGTCCGTGTGCTCCCAGCAGCAGGTCATTCAGCACAACACCATCACCACGTCCACCACAACCGTAGGGGGCAGTAGTGTGCATGGGCAAGCCAACCACCGCACAGACATTAATCCCATCCACTAAAGGGAGGAGAGACAATAATCTCAGCTGGAGCCCCAAATAACCCTTGACCCTATTATCCTGCTTTCTGGGGGTTGCCAGCTGCACTTGCTGCCCCTTTCCCCTTCGTCGAGAAAAACCTCAAAGGCCTGTGAGGCTGTTCTTAATACAGTAGCTACAGTATGTATTTTTATAGACTGACCTGAGTAACACATATCTGCTATGGGCTCTTCcctttctgttttaatctctttttttgaGTGCTTTTACCATACCTGTCAACCCCATTTCACTGTCCGCCCTACTCATGTGTTGACGACAACAATGGAAGTGCAACATGACCGCTCCATCTGCTAACTACTCTAACATTTCCTTAAGTagctttgttttttaattttaccCTGGTATTTTCTGAATCCCTGCTTTCTTTTGAATTTTCCcgtactaatttccacagtacgccgtaCTGCTCAAACATCCGATTTTCCCATACGAAAATGAGTTGACAGGTATGATAAAAGGGGAGGTTTTAAAGTTCAGGTTTTGATATATGTAGATATGACTCAAatttttttggtttcttttcCCCAGACCTACGTTATCACACTGTAGCACAATAGTGGTGTAGGAGGATCACAAAACCATACAGTAATCCTCAtgatgaggggtcgccacagcaaatcaaccttctccacttcaccctgtcctttgcatcgtcttcctcaacaccagccactctcatgtcctccctcactacgtccatgtatcttctcctgggtcgacctgtCCTCTCttaccttatctccaaaatgtctaatctttactgtccctcttattgtctcatttctaatcctatccaacctggtcgctcccaaggagaacttcagcatcttcatctccgccacttgtAGCACTGTCTACGTCATGGCTggcctttcccttcatcctcactgacgtTCTCCTATCAAAtaacacacctgatactctcctccacACTTTCCAGCCTCTCTGTAcgtgattcttcacttcctttccacaacgctgctggcggccGTTGTCTGtaccgatccggtatgactttcttattcacactgatttgcattttgtagTTGGGCAAattttttacgccggatgccattcctgacgcaattctctgcatttatccgggcttgagactggcacaagggagaaactggaaatgctacgttagctcctgctaaccacaCTACCCGTACTGCCATGAGGCGGCATTAGGCTGCAAATGTATATTTAAGATGCAACAGGAGTTCATATTTAATTGGTTGCCTgtttaaaatctgtattttctgctttttaCAGAATAATTAGCAATGCTCTTTAACATATCTGAGAATTTTCAGATACTTTTTAGATAATAATATCCCAATTCTCAGgtattgaaatatatatatatatatatatatatataataataatatcccaATTCTCAGCATTCTAATTACATTTAGGTATTTTGGTCAAAAATGTAGGTCAAAAATgtaacaaagaaacaaaacgtTGACAGGCTGAGCGGCAGATGACGTGTACGGATTTACGCTTACGCGTGATGACGTTTCACAACAACCGGCATGGCGACAGGGACGCTTTGCTTCTCATTTGCTTATGAGTTACAGAATATTTAATcgtgttaaaatgtctcctgttaTTTAAAGTGTAGTTTCAGTATATATTCAAACTATGTCGACGCTGCTGCAGAATATTTCTGGGGGGAAATGGGCTATATTGATTGTAACATCATGGAATCGagaaaagttaaataaatagcGTTCCTGTTACCTTGGCTAGAGTAAGCAATTATAGCTAATTatgtaaaaagaagaaagtacaCGTTTTAAACAGGCAACCAATTCAATATGCACTCCTGCTGAAAGCGTATACACCCTATTATATACCGTCACTTGATCTCTAGTTGCATCTAAAGACAGTTACGTTAGCTCGTTCATGGGATTGGGTGATTATGGAGGCTTTTATGTAATAAGTCATATTACTAGAACATTTCAAGTCTTTattaaacaatgaaaaacaatcagAACGAATAACATGACCGCACTTGATTTCAATCCAGTACTGAAAAGGTCTTGATTTTATGGAAATATTAGAATTAccgaaaagttttttttttcccccatgcGTCACTTAAGAGACTGTGTCATGTGATGGTACAAAATGGACACAAGCCTCTCTATATGCCCGATGGACTGAAACATGAGTCAAATCATTCTGTAAACAGTGTATGCAGCAGACTCTAAACTGAACAGTGATGTTGTTGCTTTTGAATTGTCCTCTTAAACCAAGTCAGTCAACTGATGTCTTAAAGACAAAGATTATGCAAGCAGGGATAATGATTATTTCCCAGAAATGTAAACGACTGTTAAACTTTTCCCTGTCAGCAGTATTCTTTAAAAGTGTTATGAAGTATAGGATGACAGTGAAAACATGATCAAAGGGAAGCAATACATCATAGTATCGATCCTCTTCTGTACGCTGCATTGTATTCATTGTTCCCACTTTATGACCACATATGATCAGCGCGGCCAAGCCCCTCTGATCCAAAGAACGTACCATGCTGCTACAGCTAGCGATCTGTACGTTGCGATACCAGTGGAAGCAGCTCAGGGGTTTGAAACAAACTCCTCCGCTCTCCAGGACCAACTCAAGTTTTAATGATTGTGGTCTGTTTTTGGATTCAAATCGCAAATTAAGATAACATTCGATTGTGTATGTCTCGATAGAGTGTGCACGTGAATTATGTatattatgtttgtgttttgtcttcttTCCCCTGCAGAACAAAGTTCAGCAGAtgtgtaaagaaagaaaaacaaataagtgTAATGTAAGATGTTGACTGGAaccaagtttcttttttttctttgactggCATCCCGCAACTGGCAAAATGTTGTATAGTTTTTTACGGTGGAGTTTAAGTCCAAATTCTTTCCAAAATGTCACAATGTGCCTGAAGTTTTCTGAAAGCCTTTGGTTTGCTTACTTTGAGAGAGCAAATTGCTGCTCTTATTTCTTTTAATAATCAAAAAAGTTGAATTCTCACCATTTTTACTGAggagctttctttttttatttgctttgttaTGGATGCGTGCTGCTTGTAATGACAACCAAcccaggaggaaaaaaagctccccatttgacctctgacctctccttgcacctccttcccttcctttcTCAGCCCTcctttgccatttttttttatttaaaatgagccTTACTCATTTTAAATCTCCCTGACAGCCTGGAAACTCTAATTATTTTGACCACAactgctctttctcttttacATGACCAGGAATGTCAGTTCATTAGCATGATGACCATAATGCACTGTGCTTTGCGGTAGGATTGATGACATACATTCCACTGACAGGTGGAGTGATCACAGAGCTGTCtatgcactttgtcctctgtcaCACCAGAGGGAAGAATAGCCATATTAAGGTCCGAATAATCCTCAGTAATCCCTTTTTTTCAAACACCAGCGAGAAACTTTAAGTGTGTTTGGCTTTATGGAGACACTGTGCCTGGCCTAGATCACATCTTAAAAACCAAGAAGGGAACCTAGACCTCCTGTTGTAGGACAAGACCATGCCGTTTTTAATCTGGAAATAACTCCAGCTCCAGTTTTGTTGAAGATGAAGTACGAGTACCTTTATCTTCACTGTTGTCATGTGtgctgtttgatgtgtgtgtgtgttgatgtgacAGGGAAACTGACTCTCATTAAAAGGGCTTTGTCGCTAACCCAACCCTTCAAACAGACGCTCACACATTCAGATTGCTTGACCGTTCCAGATTCTCGCATGTGAAAACGTGGCACCGACCTCAAAATACTTTCAACTGGAATCATTTGGAGGATCTTTCCTATTTTAGTTGGATAGGAGCGTATCTAGATTCATTTCTTACATTTGGattaagacatttgtttctgCAGAGGCAGACGAATAGAAGGACAGACAGGTGTGCAGCGTGAGCGAGTCAGTGTGGGTTTGTGAGGTGGAGAAACATTTCTACACATTAATGATGTtgtaattgtattattttaaatataaaagtataaatattGTATATAATGTCATTGATTTCTGTAATCATGTACGTGTAATGCAACCACCTTTCTTTTTGAAGGGAGACAATGTTTGGTACATGTTTGTAAAGGATGTTTGCATAGCACTTGTTGCCTTTTGTTATACATCAAGGCTAATTTCAGCGCTTAAACACCATGTTTATATGTAATGTACTGATGAATCCATTTTTGCCTGCATAACTTTgtacattttttgtgtgtgtttgtcataaCATCATCCATTTAGTATTGCATTTGTACAGATGTTTAAGTATCACCGCAGTTACGTTACGGTATGACAATAAAGCACTTGTTCTGTAACATACAACTAACTGATGGGACTGAACGTCACAGCAAACTCCACAGGAAATCTGGTGACAGTTTGTTCATGTGCAGATAAGAGCAAAAATGAGCTGACATACATTTTGAGGAATTCAATTACTGGAAAAGTAACAACCAAATAATCAGCAGTAACTCGCCACGCTTGTCCTTGAGCTGCTCATTAAATAGTTAGATGCTTTAAAGGTTTAGAATACTCATTCATTATTGAACTGTCTAGACATCTTGATAGTCGCCTGATGAAATAGCTCGGCAGTTAACTTCAGTGCACAAACATCATTCTGGCATCTTGTCAGAATCACTAAAGAACACTGCCGTGTGTCGGTTGTAAAACATTCATTACATTACTTTAATTGCAGTCTTTAATTACGAGGCCACTCTGCTTCAGAAGAAATGCGTTTCAGGACAATTCAGGTTCCTTCTTTATATTTCAACTTCAAATGTATACATGAATACATGATTCATTTGTGTCACAGAATCTCAATGTGAAATTATACTTATGGGGTATTACCTTTAAATACTCATAATTGATTTCCTGAGGAAAACATAAATATTCAATCATCAATGCAAAGGTCTGGATCCAAGCTaaaagaatgtatttattagatagaatgttagagcagtacaagtacagtcaaacaatagtatgtattgcagtacaagtacagtcaaacaccctgtctaagaggagcatttcagaaaattgtatttattgcCAACCCCGCTTTGAAAGGAATCTGTCAATCATGTCAAAGGTCCTCGCTGGTTGGTCGTAAATCACAAAGTGTCCCCCTCCTCGGATTATTACCTGCGTGACAAGACCACAGATTACGCACTTAAAAACAAGCGCTAAGGGGGTAGTGTTCACATTGTGTCGACCGGCAGCTGCCCACCTGGTAGAACTCTCCCACTTGTCTTACATATCCTGCGACCTCTGCGTCACCGGACTGAATCTTCCATTGGTAGCGAGGAGCATTTTTGTAGTCGGCTGCCCCGGTCCACTCGACGGAGAGCAGGAACCGCTCAGTGAGTGGAACTGCTACAATCATATCCAGCTGACCATTGTAGATTAAGACCTGGATGTATGAAGAAagggaacaaacaggaaacgtaTGTCAGTGAGGTTGGTTAACATTGAATGTCTGACAAAGAACGTAGTATGACAGTGGATTAAAGGTATTCCCCACCCTGTAGTGGTCCATCAGGACTCCCAGCCATGGTTTTACGCTCATCAAAATATCCTGGTAAATGTGCGTCATGACCTCGAAGCTATCAGCGAATGCCACGTTTCCCACATGGATAGCACGACGCACCGCTGGCAGAGTCACAAACTGATTGAAATCCGGGAGGTCCACATCCTTCTGTGGCATTAATAAACATCAAATGTTTAAAGAccttttaaagaaataaatggaTTATTATTGGTTTAAGTATACCTGACATTTGACGTAGTTGTAGATGTTGGTGCAACCTGTAACATTATTGAAAAAGGTGGGATGTTGTACGATGTTTCCAACGAGGAGACTATCGAAAATCTGAAGTCAAATGTGAACAAAACAGTCAGCTTAATGTTTCATTAAACAATAGAAATgcgtgtaaatatatatatatatatatatattttttaagagATGTTTTTCTAACTACTATTTTTACTTCTGCCAAGgcggatttcatctggatttatttgtttgtagCAGAATGTCTTTTGGGGTGGATCGTGATATGAATccattgtatttttgttttcttgacgGAGGTGTGTTCACAGAGCATCTCTTACCAGCACAGCCTCCGTCCACTTCTGCTGCTTGATGAGTTGAACCGCGACGTCCGTCTGTTGGTCGACATACTGCCTTTGATGTTCGCTGATCAGGCCTGTTTGGTACATGAACTCACCGTAACCAGGCAACATctggaatgaaataaaaataattaaatataatgcTACTCACAATTTCTACATCTACATGACAGCACACTAGTGGTGAAAGTACATAATTGAAGTACAGAAATATGTGACCAAAGAAAGTAGATCagaaaaatcattttcaaactCTGTTAAACAGAAGATAGTTGTCATATATTCACCATTTCTGGATCACACATTCCATCACCAATCGCCATCCCTTTTAGATTCATCTTTACTTCAGCAGTGGGGTTGTTTTTATGGATATAGTAAGAAATGGCAGGAACATATTTCCCTGCATAGGACTGTATTGGGACAGACAAGGTTTAAATCGGTTAAGACAATTTTTAATTAGCGATCATTCTAATCTGCAAATCTTGAATGTaaacaaactcacacacacacaaaacaacaatacTTACCTCCCCAGTTACATAAAAGTCATTTGACTGATACTCAGGAAAGATCTGGAAAAactgtgttaaagcacttttaaaaaaggaagagggggaaaaCAATAAGAGTTACTAACAATTAAACAACAAGCCTTTAATGTCAAAGTAACAAGAACACTGTTTGATTCTGATGGCAGCGTTTACCGGTACCTGTAAAGATCTCTGCCGACATCATCCTGGTTCCGAGTGAAACCCCTGTCGTCATCAGTGAAGCTGAAACCTGTTCCTACCTACAATAAAACACTCCTAAAATActctgaaaaatatatttttaagtaattcatattgtgtttttgttttgacgATCGACAGGTAATACATACTGGGCTGTCAATGTACACAATTGA
Protein-coding regions in this window:
- the creb5b gene encoding cyclic AMP-responsive element-binding protein 5; this translates as MQRLVHAPLQFYEKVARVMNSDQERPFVCNAHGCSQRFPTEDHLMIHRHKHEMTLKFPSIKNDNMLSDQTPTPTRFLKNCEEVGLFSELDCSIEQEYCKAQGEDSKQSIALHGQAGQGQHQHSHSRMSNHDTSIVIQQALPSPQSNSVITQAPSTNRQIGCVMFFYVTELQMTASGLSSPLCVCTESHPSVFSKMERQMSMGSNMMGMQGPTHSSSCSSTHIPTMHSEAKLRLKAALSHHPGAIANGNMNSMGHMMEMMSSRQEQGAHHHMHSHPHQHLQAPPHAYQHHGHHHHGQGHGQGGHHHPQGHNPHHNSHNPHLHPGHPHQTSPHPPMHSSSHMSPASQQIQPTQTLQSPPPSGRRRRVVDEDPDERRRKFLERNRAAATRCRQKRKVWVISLEKKAEELTQTNMQLQNEVTMLKNEVTQLKQLLLTHKDCPITTMQKESQGYLSPESSPAGSPTSVCSQQQVIQHNTITTSTTTVGGSSVHGQANHRTDINPIH
- the cpvl gene encoding probable serine carboxypeptidase CPVL, encoding MRPQMGLLLLACLASSYSTSCSVFCQTSAGSPLFLTPLVEKGAIDEAKKLSRVGELPGASVKSYAGYLTVNKQYNSNLFFWFFPALKKGQDQAPLLLWLQGGPGSSSMIGVFIEHGPYVVFKNLTVGWRKYAWTSRYSIVYIDSPVGTGFSFTDDDRGFTRNQDDVGRDLYSALTQFFQIFPEYQSNDFYVTGESYAGKYVPAISYYIHKNNPTAEVKMNLKGMAIGDGMCDPEMMLPGYGEFMYQTGLISEHQRQYVDQQTDVAVQLIKQQKWTEAVLIFDSLLVGNIVQHPTFFNNVTGCTNIYNYVKCQKDVDLPDFNQFVTLPAVRRAIHVGNVAFADSFEVMTHIYQDILMSVKPWLGVLMDHYRVLIYNGQLDMIVAVPLTERFLLSVEWTGAADYKNAPRYQWKIQSGDAEVAGYVRQVGEFYQVIIRGGGHFVIYDQPARTFDMIDRFLSKRGWQ